Below is a window of Brachyspira hampsonii DNA.
TAAAATATATATTGTTGAAGATGTAAAGAAACAATCTTTTTTTCCGAATATATATTGGAGAGTCATACAGTGGAAAAGAAAGAATGTGAATTTTGCGGCAGTACTAATTCTGAAGTTTATATAAAAACAGATTTAGTTAGCTATAATAAATGTTTAAATTGCGGGCTTATATATCAGTATCCTGTATTGAGTCAGGAAGAAATAAATGATATATATAGTGATAATTATTTTGAGTATGAAGTAGCTAATCAGGAAAATTTTTTTGGTCTTATGAAGCTTGCTATGAAGGATATAGGTTTTGAAAAAATAGAAAGCAAACTTCCTAATAAAAATGTTCTTGATATAGGCTGTGCTACAGGTATGATGTTAAATTATTTAAAAACTAAGGGTTATAATGCTCAAGGTATTGAAATATGCTCATCATCTGCTGAGTATGCTAGGAAAAATTATTGTTTAACAATATATGAAAAGCCTTTGCTTGATGTAGGATTTGAAAGTGATTATTTTTCTTTCATACATTTTTCACATGTTATAGAACATGTTCCTAATCCGGCCGATACCCTTAAAGAAATTTACAGAATACTTGCCAAAGGCGGATATTTAGCAATCACAACACCAAATGCTGATG
It encodes the following:
- a CDS encoding class I SAM-dependent methyltransferase, which codes for MEKKECEFCGSTNSEVYIKTDLVSYNKCLNCGLIYQYPVLSQEEINDIYSDNYFEYEVANQENFFGLMKLAMKDIGFEKIESKLPNKNVLDIGCATGMMLNYLKTKGYNAQGIEICSSSAEYARKNYCLTIYEKPLLDVGFESDYFSFIHFSHVIEHVPNPADTLKEIYRILAKGGYLAITTPNADGLFAKKYGGAWRAVMPQHLWLFSKTTLSKYMKSIGFNIISDFSWGSIPVEKKPNKIIKAFFDKYVKLFNMGDVMLFLCKKS